Proteins from a single region of Belliella baltica DSM 15883:
- a CDS encoding IS3 family transposase — MSYSLNSLYEVVGVSKQAVHQAKKRQEAFDLEVSELVILADKLKEEHPDCGVEKMYYTLRPSFMGRDQFCEIFMELGYGVKRVSNYHRTTYSGAYIYPNLIEGMGIKRPFQVIQSDITYFHLNGEHYYLVFIIDVYTRLVVGYAVNENLRTEGNIAAMKMALKIMNYQSWGLIHHSDRGSQYSSKEYTCLLKENHIHISMGTVAWENPYAERINGIIKNEYLKRWQIKDLKDLKKKVGKAVEHYNTKRLHRAFKMKFTPMGFYQKLVHLSAQERPTVIVYTEGKKNFEGASSPYEVCPREEPLAHDCPMEILNEC, encoded by the coding sequence ATGAGTTATTCACTCAATTCACTTTACGAGGTCGTAGGCGTGAGCAAGCAAGCTGTTCATCAGGCTAAGAAAAGACAGGAAGCCTTTGATCTTGAGGTTTCCGAATTGGTAATCTTAGCAGATAAGCTCAAGGAAGAACACCCTGATTGTGGGGTTGAAAAGATGTATTATACATTGCGCCCATCCTTTATGGGTAGGGATCAGTTCTGTGAGATTTTCATGGAATTAGGTTATGGAGTCAAACGTGTAAGTAATTATCATAGAACTACTTATAGCGGGGCTTATATTTATCCCAACCTGATAGAGGGGATGGGAATAAAAAGGCCATTTCAGGTAATCCAAAGCGATATAACCTATTTTCACTTAAACGGTGAGCATTATTATTTGGTGTTTATCATTGACGTTTATACCAGATTGGTAGTAGGATATGCAGTCAACGAAAATCTGAGGACAGAAGGAAATATAGCGGCTATGAAAATGGCTCTCAAGATAATGAATTACCAGTCTTGGGGCTTGATCCATCATTCAGACAGAGGATCCCAGTATAGTAGTAAGGAATATACCTGTTTACTAAAAGAAAACCATATTCACATCAGTATGGGAACAGTTGCATGGGAAAACCCTTATGCTGAACGAATCAACGGAATTATTAAAAATGAATACCTCAAAAGATGGCAGATTAAGGACTTAAAAGACCTGAAGAAAAAAGTGGGAAAAGCAGTTGAACACTACAATACAAAAAGACTACACAGAGCTTTCAAAATGAAATTTACTCCTATGGGATTTTATCAAAAATTAGTACATTTATCTGCCCAAGAAAGACCGACGGTGATTGTTTATACCGAAGGAAAGAAAAACTTCGAAGGGGCGTCGAGCCCCTACGAAGTT